The region TTGGGCTAACGTATCTATTTCATTAGTTCGCGATAACTATTCAAATGATCCTAAGTTTTTTATTGCTGTGATTGAAGATATTACTGAAAGAAAAGATTTCGAACAAACATTAAGTAATATTAACAAAGAAAGAGAAGTGTTATTAGCGGGCTTAAATATTGCTTCTAAAGCAGCAGGGGTTTATCACTGGTCATTCGATATTATCTCTAATCAGTTAACATGGGATGAAGGAATGCGCACCTTATATGGTGTGGAATTAGACCAGGATATTTACTATGACAATTGGCGTAATGCTTTACATCCGGATGACTTAGAAAAAGCAGAATCTGATGTCATGGCAGCTATTGAGGCCATTTGTTCTTTTAAGTCTGAGTTCAGAATTATTAACCCCAAAACCAAAGAACAACATTGGATACAATGTGCTGCTAATGTAGCAGTCGATGAGAACAAAACTCCAGTAATAATGTATGGGATAAATATTGATATCACCCAAGAAAAAATAAATAACTTTAATTTAGAAAAAGAAACCAAATCAGCAAAACAGGCTAGTGAAGCTAAATCTAGATTTTTAGCTACGATGAGTCATGAAATTAGAACACCAATGAATGGTGTTATCGGCATGATTGATTTGTTACGTGACACCCAACTAAATTCTGACCAAAATAGAATGGCAGCAACCATTAAAGACTCAGCTTTTTCATTATTAGATATCATCAATGACATTTTAGATTTTTCTAAAATTGAATCAGGGCAATTAGAACTTGAGCTAACCCCAACGAATATCCTAACTGTCATCGAAAAAACAATCGATAGCCTGTGGATTAATGCGTCAAACAAAAATGTTGAGTTACTAATACATCCAGATTTATCAATTCCTGAAAAACTAAATCTAGATTCAGTTAGAGTAAGACAAATTGTTTTGAATTTATTGGGCAACGCTATTAAATTTACCGGTCAAGATCGTGATGGACTTGTCATCATTCGTTTAAATTTCGATTATGAAGATTCAACGTTATCCATTGAAGTCATCGATAATGGTTTGGGAATTTCTAAAGATCAGCAACAGAAATTATTCAAACCATTTATACAAGCTGACTCATCAACAACTAGAAAATTTGGCGGTACCGGTTTAGGACTTAGCATCAGTAAATCATTTACTGAACTGATGGGCGGGAAAATTTCAGTAGAAAGCGAATTAAACTCTGGCAGTTGCTTTCGAGTGTCATTACCGGTGATGGTTACTCCTAATTCAATTAATGAATTTGAAAATTTTGACTTCAGTCAATACAGTATCTATATAGCGTTAAGTTCAAACGCATTAACCAACTGTTGTTACGACATTTTTAGTCAGTTCGATACTGAATTGGTTAGATGCGTCCCTGCTGATAAAATAAATGAACTCTATGAACAAGGGGATAACAGAACCGTCATTATTACTAATGCACTTGAAGCAAAAGCACTAGTAAATGTTGAGTCAATTAAAACGCTACTACTCGATGCAGATCCAATCAGACGTAAAGGACATTTAGACCCATCAACCTTTGTGGTTGGAGCACATCCTTTAAAACCAAGTGATTTAATCCATGGACTAGCAGTTCTATGTGGACTTGAAAGTCCATTACTAAATTGGTCAGTGGAAGAACCTGTCAAGAAAACCGTTAAAAAAATGTCGGTAGAAGAGGCCGAAACGACTAACCAGCTAATTTTAATAGCTGAAGATCAACCAACCAATCGACTAGTGCTAAGTAAGCAATTAGAAAATTTAGGCTACGCATGCGAAATGGCAGTGGATGGAGTCGAAGCATTAAAAATGTGGCGCACTGGTAGGTATCGTTTGTTATTAACAGATTGTCATATGCCAAATATGGATGGACTAGAGTTAACCCGTTGCATACGAAAAATTGAAAAAGAAAAAGACTTAATATCGAAGACAATTATTGCTGTTACTGCTAATGCGTTAGTGGGAGAATCAGATAAATGTCTTGATGCAGGAATGAATGACTACATAGCCAAACCTGTTGAAATCACGACATTAAAAAAAGTATTAGCTCAATATTTACCTATAGAACATGATGATATCATTAACAGTAAGCCAGAATCATTACCCACTGAAGTAATTGAAAATCAACCAATAGATTACGAGCATTTAAAAACAGTGATTGGTACTGATGATGTTGAAATAACAGATGAAATTTTGCTTATGTACTGGCAAAGTGTAAATGAAGATTATCAGTTACTAAAACAAGCCGTTAATTCATCGAAAACAGAAGAAGTACGAGGTAGGGCACACGCTTCTAAGGGCGCTTCAGTTTCAAGTGGTGCTATGTTTATTGGAAAGATATTTTTATGGATTGAAAAAAATAATACCGATCTAGATGGAATTAAAGATAGGTTTTCCGACATCGACACAGAGCTAGCAAACATTGAACAAGCATTAGTTATCCGTGGTGTGCTTTAGCTGCGAATAAACTGAAAAGGAAAGGGTATGGATAAATTAGTAAGTGTTGTTGTGTTTTATCACTCAATAGAAGTGAAGAATTTAATTAAAGATATTATAAATAATAAATATCGTAGAATTTTATACTGTGACATCACAACAAACCAAGATGAATTCATCCATTTTGTCGAAGAAAAAAAGCATGCTTACCTGTTTATTTATGCTTTCGATGCTCCACAAGAGGCTATTGATTTTAATCAATTGATTATGTCTTTGGACAAAACTAAAACCATATTTGATCATAAACATTTATCACTGTTAATTTGCAGTAGAGAACATAGAGAGACAGCTTACTTTGAATGTATAAAAGGGCGCTTTTATAGTTACGAAACCATGAAGCCTATTTATGATATGAATAGGATGCGTTTGGCCATTGCACATATAGCTGAAATATTGGTCAACAATATAAAGTTACATCAGCATGAACATGACAGAAGGGGTTTATTGAAAAAACTTCAAGGTGTGTCCAATGAACTTAGTCATGTTGAAACATCAATTGCAGATGAAAAAAGTGTTCAACATGTTTTACTCGATGACTTAATAAACTCTATTGATAACATTTATCATCACGATACTGGGTCTGATGAACAGCCAAAGTCGAAAACTTCAAAAGACAGTTTGTCACAAGTAGAAAATTTTAAATCCCATAACCAAAAGTATTTTAATGAGATTGGACAAAAGGTCAGGGCAGCTAAACCTAACTTTAAAAAATTACCAATGGTACTGGTTGTTGACGATCAAAATGTGATGCTAAAAATTATTACTACAATATTAAAACCTAAAGGATTTGATGTCGAGGTCGCAACCAATGGCGCTGAAGCACTCAATAAATTACAACATTGTAAACCAAAACTAATTCTCCTGGATATTGAAATGCCTGTACTTAATGGTATTGAAACCTTAAAGGCCATTGCTAAATTAGAATTACCAGATTCACCACCTATTATTATGCTTACCAGTAATTCTGATAAAGAAAGTTTTATAGAATGTCGTGAATTAGGCGCAATAGATTATATTGTGAAACCTACAAATGCAGAGACATTACTCAAAAAGGTTTTAGCCGTCATCTAAATCTTTGCCATTTAATGCCGATAAATAACGTTATCGGCATTTCAGTAATGATACAATAAGCTATTGTTTTAAAGATATAAATAATTATGAAACCCGCACTTCCTCCAGTACTACCTTTGTTTGATTCACCAGAATATATTCTAGAAGGTAATACAGCAGTCAACGCTCACATCACTCAATTGTCTCTCGATAATGTTACCGATGCAGGACTTATAATTGAGCACTGTTCGGATTGGTTACATGAGCAAAGACAAACTGAAAATAATTACAAAGCCTATCGATCTGAACTCACTACATTTTTGCATTGGTGCTTCGATGTGGCTGTTTTATCACCAATCCAAGTTTCTCGTAAAGACATAGCAAGATATATCGCTTACTGTGAAAATCCGCCTAAAGAACTCATTGGCTATTTTAATGTTGCACAATTCAAGTTGGATAAAGAGATTAATGAACGAATACCAAATGAAGCTTGGCGACCATTTGTCGGGAAAAAGTTGTTGGGTAAACCACAGCCATATCAACTAAGTGATAATGCACTTAAAACTAAAATTGCTATAGTTTCATCCATGTACGGCTACTTAATTAGTGAAGAATACACAGAAAAGAATCCAGCTCAATTATGGTTAAAACACAGTAGATTTACTGTTTCAAAGAAATTCATCAAAGATGAAGATGATAATAATCAGTCGTTTACTGAACTTCAATGGTCTTATGTTGTTTCTACTGTTAGTGAGTTAGCAGTTAAGGAACCAGCAAAACATCAGCGTAGCTTGTTTCTCATTAACTTACTTTATAGCTGCTATTTGAGAATTTCTGAGATCAGTGCAAGAGCTGGATATTCACCATTAATGAGCCAATTTAGAAAAAATCCTCACTCTGGAGTGTGGTATTTTCATGTACCATTTTCAAAAAGTGGTAAAGCAAGGAATATAGCCATATCAAAATCCTTGTTAGCCGGACTAAAGAATTATCGTGAGTATTTAGGTTTAACAAATCTACCTACAGCTAATGATAGTCATCCAATTTTTGTCAGACATAAAGCCGCTGGGCATGGTCGTGATACTGGAACTTTAAATGCTAACTTAGGCATTAGGCAATTGCGTGAAGAAATTAATACCTTAATTAATTTAGCTGCAGATAAAGCACTTAAAGATGGTTTTGATTACGATAGCCAGTTAATGCGGAAACTAACGGCTCACAATATTCGCCATACAGGAATTACTCATGATATTAATTTGAATCAAAGGCCTTTATCACATGTACAAGCAGATGCCGGTCATGAAAGTATCGATACAACATCTCAATATCTGCACACTAGCCAGGCAGAAAGAGATCAAAGTGCACAAAATAAACCATTAGACCATTTGAAAAATGAGTCATGACTATTAATTAGGCAACGCTGTGTCAATTCTACATAAGCTACCAAGGTATTGAGCTTCAGATTTAATTCTAAAGCGCACGATTAATGAGCTAAATATTCACAATAGATTAAAAATTTTGGGATCCTACAGTGGCATAGTTACAGTAGGGTTTCTGCTGCACTTTGTATAATAAGCCATATATTCTATTTAACATAATATACATTGTGCGTAGTTATATGTAGTTAGGTATATTGACGTTTATTGGCTGCAATCATAAGCTGACAACCTGAATTATTGGCATCTCAGTATGGTTTTAGATGTTCTTTGTTTTAATGGCTGTTTATCTAGGTTAAATGCTTTCGAGTGCTTAAATTAATTCAGCCAGTAATACGTCGCTACATATCTACTTGGTTAGCTTTGAGAAACTTTGCCCATAACGTTTAAGCTCAAGCCCACCAAAGTTATTGATAATGAAACTTGAACTATCAATTTGATATTCACCGGCTTCATAAAGTTTATTAGGATCTTCTATTTGCAGTTTCATTTGAACTGGGAATTTTCCACCAAGATATGCGTAAGCAGTTTGTTCATGAAATGTTCTCCCAGGCTTACCATCCTTTGGTGGCATTGTTCGGCTTATTACTTGAATATCTTCTTGAAATACTTCAATTTTAAGCATGCTAATAATTCCTATGCGTATGCTTTGAAAGGCAAAATGTTTGACTTGGCCACTACAGGCATTTGATACCAATCAGGTATTGATAAAGCTTTAACTTCAATAACTTCTGAGCGCTTTAGTGTTGGGCA is a window of Shewanella donghaensis DNA encoding:
- a CDS encoding response regulator, whose protein sequence is MDKLVSVVVFYHSIEVKNLIKDIINNKYRRILYCDITTNQDEFIHFVEEKKHAYLFIYAFDAPQEAIDFNQLIMSLDKTKTIFDHKHLSLLICSREHRETAYFECIKGRFYSYETMKPIYDMNRMRLAIAHIAEILVNNIKLHQHEHDRRGLLKKLQGVSNELSHVETSIADEKSVQHVLLDDLINSIDNIYHHDTGSDEQPKSKTSKDSLSQVENFKSHNQKYFNEIGQKVRAAKPNFKKLPMVLVVDDQNVMLKIITTILKPKGFDVEVATNGAEALNKLQHCKPKLILLDIEMPVLNGIETLKAIAKLELPDSPPIIMLTSNSDKESFIECRELGAIDYIVKPTNAETLLKKVLAVI
- a CDS encoding PAS domain-containing hybrid sensor histidine kinase/response regulator: MKIHKELPISLLITAILISIGVVMLSYYQFVEAHSDIIIILEYVLIILTISFSIACYSLINKLIIPFMLMRKNLVELSKDEVDGDEIKKISRFNEEVSTSFNSINDRLKANNELRNITQEQLETLELQRSVINATATAMIVTDVRQHGQPIIFINQAFTLLTGYTPEEVLGKDCTLLHGEKTEIAKTKYIAEAVNAGKTCSVVITNYTKSGKAFLNSLTIDPVYNNNSEITHYIAVQNDITEAKRKEKEVLDDLTQIVNERTKETEETANRLRAVFDTALDGTIVIDETGYVLDVNSALESIVGRNKHELLNQHVSLILTSLDFNQQGMRTSFSKWLAMFIGKPEKLYALHASENVIPIEMSVGETNIQGKAMYVAVIRDITSQQENKQREIELQTKLYEQELIYRTAFNQAAVGIARIGIKSEFVEVNNKLCEILQFNEKELCKLHVKDVTYDSDIEKSTNYIQMLLSGEIQNYNIDKRYIKKDKSIFWANVSISLVRDNYSNDPKFFIAVIEDITERKDFEQTLSNINKEREVLLAGLNIASKAAGVYHWSFDIISNQLTWDEGMRTLYGVELDQDIYYDNWRNALHPDDLEKAESDVMAAIEAICSFKSEFRIINPKTKEQHWIQCAANVAVDENKTPVIMYGINIDITQEKINNFNLEKETKSAKQASEAKSRFLATMSHEIRTPMNGVIGMIDLLRDTQLNSDQNRMAATIKDSAFSLLDIINDILDFSKIESGQLELELTPTNILTVIEKTIDSLWINASNKNVELLIHPDLSIPEKLNLDSVRVRQIVLNLLGNAIKFTGQDRDGLVIIRLNFDYEDSTLSIEVIDNGLGISKDQQQKLFKPFIQADSSTTRKFGGTGLGLSISKSFTELMGGKISVESELNSGSCFRVSLPVMVTPNSINEFENFDFSQYSIYIALSSNALTNCCYDIFSQFDTELVRCVPADKINELYEQGDNRTVIITNALEAKALVNVESIKTLLLDADPIRRKGHLDPSTFVVGAHPLKPSDLIHGLAVLCGLESPLLNWSVEEPVKKTVKKMSVEEAETTNQLILIAEDQPTNRLVLSKQLENLGYACEMAVDGVEALKMWRTGRYRLLLTDCHMPNMDGLELTRCIRKIEKEKDLISKTIIAVTANALVGESDKCLDAGMNDYIAKPVEITTLKKVLAQYLPIEHDDIINSKPESLPTEVIENQPIDYEHLKTVIGTDDVEITDEILLMYWQSVNEDYQLLKQAVNSSKTEEVRGRAHASKGASVSSGAMFIGKIFLWIEKNNTDLDGIKDRFSDIDTELANIEQALVIRGVL
- a CDS encoding single-stranded DNA-binding protein; protein product: MLKIEVFQEDIQVISRTMPPKDGKPGRTFHEQTAYAYLGGKFPVQMKLQIEDPNKLYEAGEYQIDSSSFIINNFGGLELKRYGQSFSKLTK
- a CDS encoding tyrosine-type recombinase/integrase → MKPALPPVLPLFDSPEYILEGNTAVNAHITQLSLDNVTDAGLIIEHCSDWLHEQRQTENNYKAYRSELTTFLHWCFDVAVLSPIQVSRKDIARYIAYCENPPKELIGYFNVAQFKLDKEINERIPNEAWRPFVGKKLLGKPQPYQLSDNALKTKIAIVSSMYGYLISEEYTEKNPAQLWLKHSRFTVSKKFIKDEDDNNQSFTELQWSYVVSTVSELAVKEPAKHQRSLFLINLLYSCYLRISEISARAGYSPLMSQFRKNPHSGVWYFHVPFSKSGKARNIAISKSLLAGLKNYREYLGLTNLPTANDSHPIFVRHKAAGHGRDTGTLNANLGIRQLREEINTLINLAADKALKDGFDYDSQLMRKLTAHNIRHTGITHDINLNQRPLSHVQADAGHESIDTTSQYLHTSQAERDQSAQNKPLDHLKNES